A genomic stretch from Doryrhamphus excisus isolate RoL2022-K1 chromosome 23, RoL_Dexc_1.0, whole genome shotgun sequence includes:
- the ganabb gene encoding neutral alpha-glucosidase AB isoform X3, whose translation MGSITKMAALTDRMAPVLLVWLAMCLPGTLAVDRGNFKTCDQSAFCKRHRALKSGESPYRALLETMELTNTRLTLQLKNDKNKVRLLLELYRLQGNITRVKINELKPLKPRFEVPDVLVREPPTEPLSLLSQDEHGVVLSLGAESQRVIVSARPFRLDIMEGRDVLMSLNSRGLLAFEHLRIRKDTQADGEAEDANEEEAVEYEKDEEGMWEEMFKSFSDSKPNGPSAVGLDLSLPGVEHVYGIPEHADSLRLKTTENGDPYRLYNLDVFQYELHNPMALYGSVPVMLAHNAQRTTGIFWLNAAETWVDISSNTAGKTVFGKMLDYVQGSSETPQTDVHWISESGIIDVFIMLGPTPKDVFAQYASLTGTQAFPPLPALAYHQCRWNYNDQDDVQAVDAGFDEHDIPYDFIWLDIEHTDGKRYFTWDANKFATPKEMLQGLLDKKRKMVAIVDPHIKVDSNYKVHSEIQSRGFYTKKKEGGDYEGWCWPGNVGYPDFAREDMRAWWASMFAYDQYEGSMENLYTWNDMNEPSVFNGPEVTMHKDAKHGDWEHRDLHNIYGFYVQMATSEGLIQRSGGVQRPFVLSRAFFAGSQRYGAVWTGDNAAEWGHLKISIPMCLSLGLVGISFCGADVGGFFKSPSSELLVRWYQTGAYQPFFRAHAHLDTPRREPWLFGPENTALIREAVRQRYTLLPYWYQQFYQAYRTGLPVMRPLWVEYPQDPATYALEDQYLIGGDLLVHPVTEEGATGVTAYLPGKDEVWFDVHTFQRHNGAQNLYIPVTMSSIPVFQRGGSIIPRKLRVRRSSTCMEHDPYTLYVALNRQRAAEGELYVDDGHTFSFEEKKEFIHRRLSFANNILSSVNLAPDAHFSTRSFIERILILGTSKPTKATLKTADGRTSQLDFDFNATTSVLTLRKPGMNAGSDWTVALQ comes from the exons ATGGGATCTATAACCAAGATGGCCGCCCTCACGGATCG GATGGCGCCCGTCCTGCTGGTCTGGCTCGCCATGTGTCTCCCTGGGACCCTGGCTGTGGACCGAGGCAACTTCAAAACCTGTGACCAGAGTGCCTTCTGCAA GCGTCACCGAGCGTTGAAGTCCGGCGAGTCTCCCTATCGAGCCCTGCTGGAGACCATGGAGCTAACCAACACAAGACTCACCCTGCAGCTCAAGAATGACAAGAAcaag GTGCGCCTCCTGCTGGAGCTCTATCGCCTGCAGGGAAACATAACCAGGGTGAAGATTAACGAGCTGAAGCCGCTTAAGCCTCGCTTCGAGGTCCCAGATGTGCTGGTCAGAGAGCCGCCTACAGAGCC CCTCTCTCTCTTGTCCCAAGATGAGCACGGAGTGGTTCTTTCCCTGGGGGCGGAGTCTCAAAGGGTCATTGTCAGTGCCCGGCCCTTCCGATTGGACATCATGGAGGGACGTGACGTTCTCATGTCCCTAAACTCGCGAGGCCTCCTGGCCTTTGAGCACTTGCGGATACGGAAGGACAC CCAGGCAGATGGAGAGGCTGAGGATGCAAACGAGGAAGAG GCTGTGGAGTACGAGAAGGACGAAGAGGGCATGTGGGAAGAAATGTTTAAATCCTTTTCAGACAGCAAACCTAATG GGCCATCGGCTGTGGGCTTAGACTTGTCATTGCCAGGGGTAGAGCATGTCTACGGCATTCCGGAGCACGCAGACTCCCTGAGACTCAAAACCACAGA AAATGGAGATCCGTATCGGCTGTACAACTTGGACGTGTTCCAGTATGAGCTGCATAATCCCATGGCACTTTATGGCTCCGTGCCGGTGATGTTGGCCCACAACGCCCAGCGGACCACAGGCATCTTTTGGCTCAACGCTGCAGAGACTTGGGTTGACATTAGCTCCAACACAGCGGGGAAG ACCGTCTTTGGGAAAATGCTGGATTATGTGCAAGGCTCGAGTGAGACACCACAGACAGATGTGCATTGGATCTCTGAAAGCGGCATCATTGATGTCTTCATTATGCTCGGCCCCACACCCAAAGATGTGTTTGCACAGTACGCCTCCCTGACAG GCACCCAGGCATTCCCCCCTCTGCCTGCTCTGGCCTACCACCAGTGTCGCTGGAACTACAACGACCAGGACGACGTGCAGGCAGTGGATGCGGGCTTTGACGAGCACGACATTCCCTACGACTTCATCTGGCTGGATATAGAGCACACGGATGGCAAACGCTACTTTACCTGGGACGCTAACAAGTTTGCCACGCCGAAGGAGATGCTTCAGGGTCTCCTGGATAAGAAGCGCAAG ATGGTGGCCATtgtggacccccacatcaaagtgGACAGCAACTACAAGGTCCACAGTGAAATCCAGTCTCGAGGCTTCTACACCAAGAAAAAGGAAGGCGGCGACTATGAAGGCTGGTGTTGGCCTG gTAATGTGGGCTATCCAGACTTTGCACGAGAAGACATGAGGGCTTGGTGGGCCAGCATGTTTGCCTACGACCAGTATGAG GGCTCCATGGAGAACCTGTACACGTGGAACGACATGAACGAGCCTTCGGTGTTCAACGGGCCCGAGGTGACCATGCACAAGGATGCAAAGCACGGAGACTGGGAACATCGGGACCTGCACAACATTTATGGCTTCTATGTG CAAATGGCCACATCCGAGGGTCTGATCCAGAGATCGGGAGGGGTGCAAAGACCTTTCGTCTTGAGCAGGGCCTTCTTTGCTGGCTCCCAGCGCTACG GGGCTGTGTGGACAGGCGACAATGCCGCTGAGTGGGGCCACCTAAAGATCTCCATCCCCATGTGCCTGAGTCTGGGCCTGGTGGGAATATCTTTCTGTGGTG CTGACGTCGGGGGCTTCTTCAAGTCTCCGAGTTCAGAGCTGCTGGTGCGATGGTACCAGACGGGGGCCTACCAGCCCTTCTTCAGGGCCCACGCCCACCTGGACACTCCCCGCCGCGAGCCCTGGCTCTTCGGCCCAGAGAACACGGCACTGATCCGTGAAGCCGTGCGCCAACGCTACACCCTCCTGCCGTACTGGTACCAGCAGTTCTACCAGGCCTACCGCACTGGACTTCCTGTCATGAG GCCGCTGTGGGTGGAGTATCCTCAGGATCCTGCTACTTACGCTCTGGAGGATCAATATCTGATCG GGGGAGACTTGTTGGTGCACCCCGTCACTGAGGAGGGGGCCACTGGGGTCACTGCCTATCTGCCTGGGAAAGACGAG GTCTGGTTTGATGTCCACACCTTCCAGAGACACAATGGTGCCCAGAACCTCTACATTCCTGTGACCATGAGCTCT ATCCCAGTTTTCCAGCGCGGCGGCTCCATTATTCCCAGAAAGCTTCGAGTGCGCAGGTCTTCCACCTGCATGGAGCATGACCCTTACACTTTGTACGTGGCCCTCAACCGACAG AGGGCTGCAGAAGGAGAGCTGTACGTTGATGATGGACACACCTTCAGCTTTGAGGAGAAGAAGGAGTTCATTCACAGGAGGCTGTCCTTCGCCAACAACATCCTCTCCTCTGT GAACCTTGCTCCAGATGCCCACTTCTCCACCCGCTCCTTTATTGAGCGCATCCTCATATTGGGCACCAGCAAGCCCACCAAGGCCACGCTGAAGACAGCCG ATGGTCGGACGAGCCAGCTTGACTTTGACTTCAACGCCACCACGTCAGTCTTGACCCTCCGCAAGCCTGGCATGAACGCCGGAAGCGACTGGACCGTGGCGCTGCAGTGA
- the ganabb gene encoding neutral alpha-glucosidase AB isoform X1: MGSITKMAALTDRMAPVLLVWLAMCLPGTLAVDRGNFKTCDQSAFCKRHRALKSGESPYRALLETMELTNTRLTLQLKNDKNKVRLLLELYRLQGNITRVKINELKPLKPRFEVPDVLVREPPTEPLSLLSQDEHGVVLSLGAESQRVIVSARPFRLDIMEGRDVLMSLNSRGLLAFEHLRIRKDTFAYFITGTFASVWNIVQGVFSSQADGEAEDANEEEAVEYEKDEEGMWEEMFKSFSDSKPNGPSAVGLDLSLPGVEHVYGIPEHADSLRLKTTENGDPYRLYNLDVFQYELHNPMALYGSVPVMLAHNAQRTTGIFWLNAAETWVDISSNTAGKTVFGKMLDYVQGSSETPQTDVHWISESGIIDVFIMLGPTPKDVFAQYASLTGTQAFPPLPALAYHQCRWNYNDQDDVQAVDAGFDEHDIPYDFIWLDIEHTDGKRYFTWDANKFATPKEMLQGLLDKKRKMVAIVDPHIKVDSNYKVHSEIQSRGFYTKKKEGGDYEGWCWPGNVGYPDFAREDMRAWWASMFAYDQYEGSMENLYTWNDMNEPSVFNGPEVTMHKDAKHGDWEHRDLHNIYGFYVQMATSEGLIQRSGGVQRPFVLSRAFFAGSQRYGAVWTGDNAAEWGHLKISIPMCLSLGLVGISFCGADVGGFFKSPSSELLVRWYQTGAYQPFFRAHAHLDTPRREPWLFGPENTALIREAVRQRYTLLPYWYQQFYQAYRTGLPVMRPLWVEYPQDPATYALEDQYLIGGDLLVHPVTEEGATGVTAYLPGKDEVWFDVHTFQRHNGAQNLYIPVTMSSIPVFQRGGSIIPRKLRVRRSSTCMEHDPYTLYVALNRQRAAEGELYVDDGHTFSFEEKKEFIHRRLSFANNILSSVNLAPDAHFSTRSFIERILILGTSKPTKATLKTADGRTSQLDFDFNATTSVLTLRKPGMNAGSDWTVALQ; this comes from the exons ATGGGATCTATAACCAAGATGGCCGCCCTCACGGATCG GATGGCGCCCGTCCTGCTGGTCTGGCTCGCCATGTGTCTCCCTGGGACCCTGGCTGTGGACCGAGGCAACTTCAAAACCTGTGACCAGAGTGCCTTCTGCAA GCGTCACCGAGCGTTGAAGTCCGGCGAGTCTCCCTATCGAGCCCTGCTGGAGACCATGGAGCTAACCAACACAAGACTCACCCTGCAGCTCAAGAATGACAAGAAcaag GTGCGCCTCCTGCTGGAGCTCTATCGCCTGCAGGGAAACATAACCAGGGTGAAGATTAACGAGCTGAAGCCGCTTAAGCCTCGCTTCGAGGTCCCAGATGTGCTGGTCAGAGAGCCGCCTACAGAGCC CCTCTCTCTCTTGTCCCAAGATGAGCACGGAGTGGTTCTTTCCCTGGGGGCGGAGTCTCAAAGGGTCATTGTCAGTGCCCGGCCCTTCCGATTGGACATCATGGAGGGACGTGACGTTCTCATGTCCCTAAACTCGCGAGGCCTCCTGGCCTTTGAGCACTTGCGGATACGGAAGGACAC TTTCGCCTATTTTATAACTGGCACATTTGCTAGTGTGTGGAATattgtccagggtgtattctCTAG CCAGGCAGATGGAGAGGCTGAGGATGCAAACGAGGAAGAG GCTGTGGAGTACGAGAAGGACGAAGAGGGCATGTGGGAAGAAATGTTTAAATCCTTTTCAGACAGCAAACCTAATG GGCCATCGGCTGTGGGCTTAGACTTGTCATTGCCAGGGGTAGAGCATGTCTACGGCATTCCGGAGCACGCAGACTCCCTGAGACTCAAAACCACAGA AAATGGAGATCCGTATCGGCTGTACAACTTGGACGTGTTCCAGTATGAGCTGCATAATCCCATGGCACTTTATGGCTCCGTGCCGGTGATGTTGGCCCACAACGCCCAGCGGACCACAGGCATCTTTTGGCTCAACGCTGCAGAGACTTGGGTTGACATTAGCTCCAACACAGCGGGGAAG ACCGTCTTTGGGAAAATGCTGGATTATGTGCAAGGCTCGAGTGAGACACCACAGACAGATGTGCATTGGATCTCTGAAAGCGGCATCATTGATGTCTTCATTATGCTCGGCCCCACACCCAAAGATGTGTTTGCACAGTACGCCTCCCTGACAG GCACCCAGGCATTCCCCCCTCTGCCTGCTCTGGCCTACCACCAGTGTCGCTGGAACTACAACGACCAGGACGACGTGCAGGCAGTGGATGCGGGCTTTGACGAGCACGACATTCCCTACGACTTCATCTGGCTGGATATAGAGCACACGGATGGCAAACGCTACTTTACCTGGGACGCTAACAAGTTTGCCACGCCGAAGGAGATGCTTCAGGGTCTCCTGGATAAGAAGCGCAAG ATGGTGGCCATtgtggacccccacatcaaagtgGACAGCAACTACAAGGTCCACAGTGAAATCCAGTCTCGAGGCTTCTACACCAAGAAAAAGGAAGGCGGCGACTATGAAGGCTGGTGTTGGCCTG gTAATGTGGGCTATCCAGACTTTGCACGAGAAGACATGAGGGCTTGGTGGGCCAGCATGTTTGCCTACGACCAGTATGAG GGCTCCATGGAGAACCTGTACACGTGGAACGACATGAACGAGCCTTCGGTGTTCAACGGGCCCGAGGTGACCATGCACAAGGATGCAAAGCACGGAGACTGGGAACATCGGGACCTGCACAACATTTATGGCTTCTATGTG CAAATGGCCACATCCGAGGGTCTGATCCAGAGATCGGGAGGGGTGCAAAGACCTTTCGTCTTGAGCAGGGCCTTCTTTGCTGGCTCCCAGCGCTACG GGGCTGTGTGGACAGGCGACAATGCCGCTGAGTGGGGCCACCTAAAGATCTCCATCCCCATGTGCCTGAGTCTGGGCCTGGTGGGAATATCTTTCTGTGGTG CTGACGTCGGGGGCTTCTTCAAGTCTCCGAGTTCAGAGCTGCTGGTGCGATGGTACCAGACGGGGGCCTACCAGCCCTTCTTCAGGGCCCACGCCCACCTGGACACTCCCCGCCGCGAGCCCTGGCTCTTCGGCCCAGAGAACACGGCACTGATCCGTGAAGCCGTGCGCCAACGCTACACCCTCCTGCCGTACTGGTACCAGCAGTTCTACCAGGCCTACCGCACTGGACTTCCTGTCATGAG GCCGCTGTGGGTGGAGTATCCTCAGGATCCTGCTACTTACGCTCTGGAGGATCAATATCTGATCG GGGGAGACTTGTTGGTGCACCCCGTCACTGAGGAGGGGGCCACTGGGGTCACTGCCTATCTGCCTGGGAAAGACGAG GTCTGGTTTGATGTCCACACCTTCCAGAGACACAATGGTGCCCAGAACCTCTACATTCCTGTGACCATGAGCTCT ATCCCAGTTTTCCAGCGCGGCGGCTCCATTATTCCCAGAAAGCTTCGAGTGCGCAGGTCTTCCACCTGCATGGAGCATGACCCTTACACTTTGTACGTGGCCCTCAACCGACAG AGGGCTGCAGAAGGAGAGCTGTACGTTGATGATGGACACACCTTCAGCTTTGAGGAGAAGAAGGAGTTCATTCACAGGAGGCTGTCCTTCGCCAACAACATCCTCTCCTCTGT GAACCTTGCTCCAGATGCCCACTTCTCCACCCGCTCCTTTATTGAGCGCATCCTCATATTGGGCACCAGCAAGCCCACCAAGGCCACGCTGAAGACAGCCG ATGGTCGGACGAGCCAGCTTGACTTTGACTTCAACGCCACCACGTCAGTCTTGACCCTCCGCAAGCCTGGCATGAACGCCGGAAGCGACTGGACCGTGGCGCTGCAGTGA
- the ganabb gene encoding neutral alpha-glucosidase AB isoform X2, with product MGMAPVLLVWLAMCLPGTLAVDRGNFKTCDQSAFCKRHRALKSGESPYRALLETMELTNTRLTLQLKNDKNKVRLLLELYRLQGNITRVKINELKPLKPRFEVPDVLVREPPTEPLSLLSQDEHGVVLSLGAESQRVIVSARPFRLDIMEGRDVLMSLNSRGLLAFEHLRIRKDTFAYFITGTFASVWNIVQGVFSSQADGEAEDANEEEAVEYEKDEEGMWEEMFKSFSDSKPNGPSAVGLDLSLPGVEHVYGIPEHADSLRLKTTENGDPYRLYNLDVFQYELHNPMALYGSVPVMLAHNAQRTTGIFWLNAAETWVDISSNTAGKTVFGKMLDYVQGSSETPQTDVHWISESGIIDVFIMLGPTPKDVFAQYASLTGTQAFPPLPALAYHQCRWNYNDQDDVQAVDAGFDEHDIPYDFIWLDIEHTDGKRYFTWDANKFATPKEMLQGLLDKKRKMVAIVDPHIKVDSNYKVHSEIQSRGFYTKKKEGGDYEGWCWPGNVGYPDFAREDMRAWWASMFAYDQYEGSMENLYTWNDMNEPSVFNGPEVTMHKDAKHGDWEHRDLHNIYGFYVQMATSEGLIQRSGGVQRPFVLSRAFFAGSQRYGAVWTGDNAAEWGHLKISIPMCLSLGLVGISFCGADVGGFFKSPSSELLVRWYQTGAYQPFFRAHAHLDTPRREPWLFGPENTALIREAVRQRYTLLPYWYQQFYQAYRTGLPVMRPLWVEYPQDPATYALEDQYLIGGDLLVHPVTEEGATGVTAYLPGKDEVWFDVHTFQRHNGAQNLYIPVTMSSIPVFQRGGSIIPRKLRVRRSSTCMEHDPYTLYVALNRQRAAEGELYVDDGHTFSFEEKKEFIHRRLSFANNILSSVNLAPDAHFSTRSFIERILILGTSKPTKATLKTADGRTSQLDFDFNATTSVLTLRKPGMNAGSDWTVALQ from the exons ATGGG GATGGCGCCCGTCCTGCTGGTCTGGCTCGCCATGTGTCTCCCTGGGACCCTGGCTGTGGACCGAGGCAACTTCAAAACCTGTGACCAGAGTGCCTTCTGCAA GCGTCACCGAGCGTTGAAGTCCGGCGAGTCTCCCTATCGAGCCCTGCTGGAGACCATGGAGCTAACCAACACAAGACTCACCCTGCAGCTCAAGAATGACAAGAAcaag GTGCGCCTCCTGCTGGAGCTCTATCGCCTGCAGGGAAACATAACCAGGGTGAAGATTAACGAGCTGAAGCCGCTTAAGCCTCGCTTCGAGGTCCCAGATGTGCTGGTCAGAGAGCCGCCTACAGAGCC CCTCTCTCTCTTGTCCCAAGATGAGCACGGAGTGGTTCTTTCCCTGGGGGCGGAGTCTCAAAGGGTCATTGTCAGTGCCCGGCCCTTCCGATTGGACATCATGGAGGGACGTGACGTTCTCATGTCCCTAAACTCGCGAGGCCTCCTGGCCTTTGAGCACTTGCGGATACGGAAGGACAC TTTCGCCTATTTTATAACTGGCACATTTGCTAGTGTGTGGAATattgtccagggtgtattctCTAG CCAGGCAGATGGAGAGGCTGAGGATGCAAACGAGGAAGAG GCTGTGGAGTACGAGAAGGACGAAGAGGGCATGTGGGAAGAAATGTTTAAATCCTTTTCAGACAGCAAACCTAATG GGCCATCGGCTGTGGGCTTAGACTTGTCATTGCCAGGGGTAGAGCATGTCTACGGCATTCCGGAGCACGCAGACTCCCTGAGACTCAAAACCACAGA AAATGGAGATCCGTATCGGCTGTACAACTTGGACGTGTTCCAGTATGAGCTGCATAATCCCATGGCACTTTATGGCTCCGTGCCGGTGATGTTGGCCCACAACGCCCAGCGGACCACAGGCATCTTTTGGCTCAACGCTGCAGAGACTTGGGTTGACATTAGCTCCAACACAGCGGGGAAG ACCGTCTTTGGGAAAATGCTGGATTATGTGCAAGGCTCGAGTGAGACACCACAGACAGATGTGCATTGGATCTCTGAAAGCGGCATCATTGATGTCTTCATTATGCTCGGCCCCACACCCAAAGATGTGTTTGCACAGTACGCCTCCCTGACAG GCACCCAGGCATTCCCCCCTCTGCCTGCTCTGGCCTACCACCAGTGTCGCTGGAACTACAACGACCAGGACGACGTGCAGGCAGTGGATGCGGGCTTTGACGAGCACGACATTCCCTACGACTTCATCTGGCTGGATATAGAGCACACGGATGGCAAACGCTACTTTACCTGGGACGCTAACAAGTTTGCCACGCCGAAGGAGATGCTTCAGGGTCTCCTGGATAAGAAGCGCAAG ATGGTGGCCATtgtggacccccacatcaaagtgGACAGCAACTACAAGGTCCACAGTGAAATCCAGTCTCGAGGCTTCTACACCAAGAAAAAGGAAGGCGGCGACTATGAAGGCTGGTGTTGGCCTG gTAATGTGGGCTATCCAGACTTTGCACGAGAAGACATGAGGGCTTGGTGGGCCAGCATGTTTGCCTACGACCAGTATGAG GGCTCCATGGAGAACCTGTACACGTGGAACGACATGAACGAGCCTTCGGTGTTCAACGGGCCCGAGGTGACCATGCACAAGGATGCAAAGCACGGAGACTGGGAACATCGGGACCTGCACAACATTTATGGCTTCTATGTG CAAATGGCCACATCCGAGGGTCTGATCCAGAGATCGGGAGGGGTGCAAAGACCTTTCGTCTTGAGCAGGGCCTTCTTTGCTGGCTCCCAGCGCTACG GGGCTGTGTGGACAGGCGACAATGCCGCTGAGTGGGGCCACCTAAAGATCTCCATCCCCATGTGCCTGAGTCTGGGCCTGGTGGGAATATCTTTCTGTGGTG CTGACGTCGGGGGCTTCTTCAAGTCTCCGAGTTCAGAGCTGCTGGTGCGATGGTACCAGACGGGGGCCTACCAGCCCTTCTTCAGGGCCCACGCCCACCTGGACACTCCCCGCCGCGAGCCCTGGCTCTTCGGCCCAGAGAACACGGCACTGATCCGTGAAGCCGTGCGCCAACGCTACACCCTCCTGCCGTACTGGTACCAGCAGTTCTACCAGGCCTACCGCACTGGACTTCCTGTCATGAG GCCGCTGTGGGTGGAGTATCCTCAGGATCCTGCTACTTACGCTCTGGAGGATCAATATCTGATCG GGGGAGACTTGTTGGTGCACCCCGTCACTGAGGAGGGGGCCACTGGGGTCACTGCCTATCTGCCTGGGAAAGACGAG GTCTGGTTTGATGTCCACACCTTCCAGAGACACAATGGTGCCCAGAACCTCTACATTCCTGTGACCATGAGCTCT ATCCCAGTTTTCCAGCGCGGCGGCTCCATTATTCCCAGAAAGCTTCGAGTGCGCAGGTCTTCCACCTGCATGGAGCATGACCCTTACACTTTGTACGTGGCCCTCAACCGACAG AGGGCTGCAGAAGGAGAGCTGTACGTTGATGATGGACACACCTTCAGCTTTGAGGAGAAGAAGGAGTTCATTCACAGGAGGCTGTCCTTCGCCAACAACATCCTCTCCTCTGT GAACCTTGCTCCAGATGCCCACTTCTCCACCCGCTCCTTTATTGAGCGCATCCTCATATTGGGCACCAGCAAGCCCACCAAGGCCACGCTGAAGACAGCCG ATGGTCGGACGAGCCAGCTTGACTTTGACTTCAACGCCACCACGTCAGTCTTGACCCTCCGCAAGCCTGGCATGAACGCCGGAAGCGACTGGACCGTGGCGCTGCAGTGA